The Oncorhynchus clarkii lewisi isolate Uvic-CL-2024 chromosome 29, UVic_Ocla_1.0, whole genome shotgun sequence genome contains a region encoding:
- the LOC139388752 gene encoding nuclear apoptosis-inducing factor 1-like: MASNGKKRKMNFSEREVEIIVEEIEKQKHILVHTHIVKNNAWIEIPKKVNAVTTCPKELAEVKKKWSDMKTEVAQARAAIEDTTTDCTSVPVILTAMQQRICNLLGEATIISLPAGDPNAEITLPVTMSSVTTVTLTESLQTASASCEETKSLDVETTYHTLEEGGNVHVRQIAQHLEGQNQLLQMIRRSQEAQAYAQERQAQALECTQAALLALVQMMRPALKDPRKFLQSGTDNSNNSGTLAEGAQ, from the exons ATGGCATCGAATGGCAAAAAGAGAAAAATGAATTTTTCTGAGAGAGAGGTCGAAATTATTGTGGAGGAAATTGAGAAACAAAAGCACATACTCGTTCACACTCACATAGTAAAGAATAACGCGTGGATAGAAATCCCGAAGAAGGTGAACGCTGTAACAACCTGCCCAAAAGAATTGGCCGAGGTCAAGAAGAAGTGGTCGGATATGAAGACCGAGGTGGCACAGGCGAGGGCGGCAATTGAGGATACCACTACCGACTGCACTTCGGTTCCCGTTATCCTCACTGCTATGCAGCAGCGTATTTGTAACCTCTTGGGAGAGGCGACTATCATCAGTTTACCTGCTGGAGACCCAAATGCTGAGATAACTTTACCTGTTACTATGAGCTCAGTCACCACCGTGACACTCACGGAAA GCCTTCAGACAGCTTCAGCATCATGCGAGGAGACGAAATCCCTAGATG TCGAGACCACGTACCACACTCTGGAGGAAGGCGGCAATGTGCACGTGAGGCAGATCGCTCAGCATCTGGAGGGACAGAACCAATTACTTCAGATGATCCGTAGGTCCCAGGAGGCGCAGGCCTATGCCCAGGAGAGGCAGGCCCAGGCACTGGAGTGCACCCAGGCAGCCCTGCTGGCCCTGGTTCAGATGATGAGGCCGGCTCTCAAAGACCCGAGGAAGTTCCTGCAGAGCGGGACTGACAACTCCAACAACTCGGGGACTCTTGCAGAGGGCGCGCAATAG